The following is a genomic window from Candidatus Xiphinematobacter sp. Idaho Grape.
GCTACGTTTATACCTTCATGGAAGGCCCCTGTGGAAGTCCCCCCCTCACCGAGGCATGATCCTCCGACAATATCAGTTTCTCCCCGGAGGCGCTTTGCCATTAACCCCCCAACGACGACGGAGATCATTGCCCCAAGATGGCTAATCATCGCATAGCATCCTTGCCTCGGAGATCCGCGATGAATGTTACCATCTCTTCCCCTCATAGATCCAAGCTGGGACCCAAGATAAGTCCTCAAGGTGTCTAATATGGTGTCCCCAAATGCCATACGTCCAGCTTGATCTCGAATAAGTGGGGCGTAAATGTCACCCCTGCGCAGATGAAGGCCAAGAGAGACACTAAAAGCCTCCTGTCCTCTTCCAAGAAACACCCCACCTTTGATCAAGCCAGCACGGTATAAGCTAGCCAGCTTTTCCTCTAACAGACGTGCCACCAGCATGAAACGATATGCCTGGATGTACTGCCCTTGAGCAGTAATCTTTTGCAACTCTGTTTCTGGCGAGGCTGGCATGCAAAAAGTCGAAGAACTACTTCTAACAAAGTATTGTCTGGCTTTGGTTCCATACTAGCTGGGAATGGCGCGCCAAATCAAAACAACCATAGAAGCAAGTATGAGGACCAAAATGACAAATCTAGTCTTAGCGGCTTGTCTCCCCTTTGCGGGAAGATTGCAGGTAGGACGATGAGGAGACTTCCCCGAAAACATCCCAGGCAGTTTCCCGGAGATAAACGTCGCGCGGCGAACTACTCTTGTATATCGGTGCACCTCTTGATGCTTGCGTTTTGTCTCTACTGCAGCAGGTAAGTCTTGCAGTTGACGTCTCAGCAATGCCTCCTCTTGACATAGCTCTTTTTCCTGCTGTAGGAGTAGCCCTTGTTTAAGAGCTAATAGGCTTTTTCTACCCGAAAGCTTCTTTTTGATCATTCCACTGGACATTTTATCGTCGATAAACTCCTCCTAGTGTCCAAAAAAACAACCAAAAGAGCTAAAATGCCAAAGAAAATAAGCGGCAGGGTAAAGGCGAAACCGCTCTTCAGCCAATAAAAAAAGCCTTTGACTTCTGAGTCGAAAATGCCCTTGTTGCCTGTTACCAGGTCCTCAAAACCCGGAGTGTAATTTGACTCAGACATAAATTTTGACCTCATTGCTCCTTAAAGGACTTATAAGTGCCGTTTAATTGTTCCAGATGTCGTTAGTGGTGTCTGTTTCGGATTCAATGAGACTGTTTCCTTCCCTATCTGGTTTTGGCGTTCTTGTAGAGCCTCTAACTCTGCTCTTGCCCTTTGGACCTGAGATTCTAACTCTTCAGAAGTTGCTCCTGATAAGTCTGGATGAGAGTCAACACCAGAAATATTTGAAAGATCTGGAAATATGAACACGGTGCCAACGAGTTGCTACATTATGGAGCCTTCAGAAAAATTCCAAAGAAAAATATTTCTTAGCTATTAGCAAGTAGTACTACTGGGACGTCTCTGTGCAGAAATGTTCTGTCTCTAGACTCCAAGTTCTGGCCCGATAATCGAAGTGGATAGGCTAGAATCTCTACCAAAAGAAGCGCTCCTCGGATAAGTAGCTACAGGAGAATTCCATCCTAAGTAGCTGAGACACAACATAGACATGGAAAGTGACGCCAAGACAGAAACCTCTCTGTCTGGCAAGCAAGACCATGACCTACAATGCTGTAGCACCACTTTTGACGTTTCCTCGGGTCTTTACCCCTCAGTTAGAGAGCAAGCACACACATGCCCTAATTCAGCTAGGCGTTTCTGCGAATAGAGGCCATTATTGGTCGAGCAGAATAAATCTTATTAGGTTTCTCTTCCACTTCAGCACACGAAGAAGCTACCCATAGACTCCCCCTTTGCCCGACCTAAACAAACTTTCTTCCCTGAGAGTACAGTTAGCGCTGCGGCCGGTATCGAGCCGGGTAAGGTTTGGCCGCGATACCCTGCGGGCAGTGGTGCCATTATATGTGCTCCCCTCGGAATAAAAAGCCCCTTGTTAGTCCTGGTAAAGTTTCTACAAAAGAGACATCTCTCTGCCTGGTCTAAGAATATCACTTCGAACTCTAAAAATCAGATGGGCGTGTCCACTAAAATCGGACTTTGGTGTAAGAGCTGATTCTGGCTTAGTACAAAGTCGCCCTCTTAGGACGCTTCAGGCCCCTTCTGGAGAGGGGAAGGCATCGATTGTTCTCCTAACTCTTCATGGAGCAACGATGCTCTCTTGGTGCCATAACGCAATCATAACAGAGGAAAAGCGCAAGAACGCAGGTGGTAAACCCGGTGGGATCACCTTTTCCGTCAGACAGAGGCAACTTTTATGAGAAGTAGTGAAAAGGAATACTCCCTTAACTGAGGTCGAGTCCTCTAAGCGGAGGGATCTATCTCCGGGTATTCAAAAACTTTCCCTTCATAATTGCGAATCAAGACTTTCGTTTCGTCCTTGTATACTACGTAGTCAGGGTTGATCGGGATTTTCCCACCCCCAGTCGGGGCATCAACAACGTACTGGGGTACAGCATATCCCGTCGTGTACCCTCGCAGTCCCTTAATGATCTCAATCCCTCTTCTAAGAGGGACACGAAGGTGGGATGAGCCCCGAATAAGGTCACACTGATAAAGATAATAAGGCCGCACTCGACAAAGGAGCAACTTGTGGACAAGCTCACGCATAGTCTCTACACTGTCGTTGACTCCTGCGAGTAGAACGCTTTGATTACCCAGGGGAATTCCGTGGTTGGAAAGTTGGTTGAGTGCTTCCCGCGTCTCTACAGTCAGCTCCCGAGGATGGTTTGCGTGAATGCTTATCCAAAGTGGATGGAATTTTTGTAGCATCCTGCAAAGCTCAAGGGTAATCCTCTGAGGAAGAAAAACAGGAATGCGCGTTCCGATGCGTAAAAACTCAAGATGAGTAATTGCGCGTAAGTTACTAAGCAACTCCTCCAGTTTCCTGTCAGAAAATAAAAGAGGATCTCCACCAGAAATAAGGACGTCACGCACCTCATTGTGCTGTCTTAAATAGGAAAGCACCTGCTTAAAGTCGGTACGAAACTCATGTTCGCTTACTCCACTCACAATGCGACTACGAGTACAGTAGCGACAGTAGGCCGCACAGCGATCTGTTACCAGAAGCAACACCCGATCAGGATAACGGTGTACTAACCCTGGCACTGGCATATGCGAATCCTCTCCACAAGGGTCCATCATTTCTTCCAAGGAGCTCCTTCCCTCTTCCGCTCTTGGAATCACCTGTCGACGGACAGGGCAAGCAGGATCTCCAGGATCGATAAGGTTAAAAAAATGTGGGGTTACCGCCATCGCTAATTTTTTAGCGGATAACGAAACGCCTAACTTTTCCACGCGGCTCAGGCCAATGTATTTTTCCACTCCCTCCAAGGTGGTTATCCGTTCCCGCAGTTGCCAGTGCCAGTCAGACCAATTTTCTGCACCTATCTCCCGCCAAAAACCAGGAGCGTGGGAAACAAACCGAGCAGCTCCTCTGGATAAGTGGTTGTCCATGTGACACAAGACGGAGGGTGCATCTAGTTTTAGGCTGAGCAGAGAGGAGTCCAATTCATCGACTATCTCTAGTGAGGAGCAGCAAGGAGGTAAAAACGCGTGCGTGACCACCTATATTTTCTTGGTGTTTTAATGTCAACAAAAACAGTTGGTTACCCTGATGAGTTTTTTGTCGGAAGCATGGAAACCCAACGGAGGATTTCCGCGACTGGAGCTAACAAATCATAGGGAATCACATCACTAACTTTTGTTTTTTTGTAGAGAACTCTGGCAATAGGAACGTTCTCGATGACAGGGATTCCCTCCTCGCTGGCAATTCTAGTCATGAGAAGAGCTATGAAACCTGCTCCCTTAGCCCGCAAAATTGGCAAGGGGGTTTCTCTCCTAGCGTAGTAGATAGCGACAGCATAGTGGACAGGATTGGTGATTACAACGGTGGAACGTCGAGTGGCAGTGGCAGTGTCCTCGAGGAGTATCTCCTGATGAATTCCCCTACGTACGTGTTTTATCCTTGGATCGCCTTCAGTTTCTTTACTTTCCCGTCGAACTTCTTGTACGGTCATCATCAATTGCTTTGTGTGCAGGTATTTTTGTACTAGGAAATCTATGATTGAAAGGAGAGCCCAAACTGTCCAGATAACTGCACAGAAAAAGATGAGCATCTTGGAAATGGCCTGTGTGATTCCTGCAAAGCCAGCGAATGGTAAAAGAACAAGCTGCCCAACAAAGAACCACCCTATCCAAGTAATTACGCTCCCAAGAACCAAAATCTTGAGGACGGATTTTGTGAATTCGAACAGCGTTTTGATGGAAAAAATGCGCTTGAGCCCTTGCACGGGGTTAAGTCTTGTAAGCTCTGGATTTAGTGGAAAGAAGGAGAGTAAAAATCCAAACTGGGCGACATTCCCTACAATGACTGAAATACAAGATGCTGCGGCAACCAATCCAACCTCAAAGCATACGATCTTTGCAGCCTGTTGCAGACAGGGGGATATCGCTTCTTTCTTTTTCGGAAGAGAAAGAAAGATGGTTGCAAACAGATCCTCTAGCCAGAGTTTGACGTGCGGGAAACTGAAGAACACAGTGGCCAGGATGATAGCAGCAGAAACAGTGATCACGACTTCTACGCTTTTCGCTACTTGACCACGTTTTCGTGCCTCTCCGAGACGCCTAGGTGTTGGCTTTTCCGTTCTTTCCGCTGAGCCGCGCTCCTCGCTCATGACAGGATTGAGCGAATCCAGATAGACAGGCTTTCGCTGCTGAATAAATTGCGTGAAAAAGCCCGTGCTATGAAGGGCAAGTAGACGATCACTAATAGAAATCCAGCCACACTCTTGACTGGAAGAGAGAAGAAAAACACATTGAGGGAAGGAACAAAGCGATTCATGAAGCCTAGCCCAAGGTCAATGAGAAGGAAAAGGACCAACAGAGGAGCACTGTAGAGGATGGAAAGCTCAAAGAGTTGCCTTGCCAGCAGGAAGAAGGCGCTTGTCTTTAACATTTTCAATTCAGGAAGAAAATTCCAAAGTGGATAGATTTCGAAACTAGTTAACAAAGCGGAAAGGAAGACTACGAATCCGCGTGTTGCAAGGAACAACATAATCGAAAACCGCAACAAGAGACCCCCCACAGGGGAATTGAGCCCCCTAAGAAGGGGGTTAAAGTAAGCTCCTGCTGTCGCTCCGCGTTGCGAGTCAATGTATTCCCCAGCAGCTTGCATAGCCCAAAACCCAATGCTCGATCCGAATCCGAATAGTAAGCCAATGAGGGTTTCCTTAACTACTAAGGCGCATAGTAA
Proteins encoded in this region:
- a CDS encoding thiamine pyrophosphate-dependent dehydrogenase E1 component subunit alpha; the encoded protein is MPASPETELQKITAQGQYIQAYRFMLVARLLEEKLASLYRAGLIKGGVFLGRGQEAFSVSLGLHLRRGDIYAPLIRDQAGRMAFGDTILDTLRTYLGSQLGSMRGRDGNIHRGSPRQGCYAMISHLGAMISVVVGGLMAKRLRGETDIVGGSCLGEGGTSTGAFHEGINVAAVERVPLVLLVANNQYAYSTPVSRQFACKNLLDKAVGYGLRGHEVDGTNLEECLRVVGEAVRVAREGGGPQLVVGTLLRLVGHGEHDDANYVDPVHYQAAYGRDCMHLAERTLIERSWLSQAELMEWRREISLEVELLSAKVLREPVPDPSEEDWSAISNVELRDSYSDR
- a CDS encoding KamA family radical SAM protein, whose translation is MDNHLSRGAARFVSHAPGFWREIGAENWSDWHWQLRERITTLEGVEKYIGLSRVEKLGVSLSAKKLAMAVTPHFFNLIDPGDPACPVRRQVIPRAEEGRSSLEEMMDPCGEDSHMPVPGLVHRYPDRVLLLVTDRCAAYCRYCTRSRIVSGVSEHEFRTDFKQVLSYLRQHNEVRDVLISGGDPLLFSDRKLEELLSNLRAITHLEFLRIGTRIPVFLPQRITLELCRMLQKFHPLWISIHANHPRELTVETREALNQLSNHGIPLGNQSVLLAGVNDSVETMRELVHKLLLCRVRPYYLYQCDLIRGSSHLRVPLRRGIEIIKGLRGYTTGYAVPQYVVDAPTGGGKIPINPDYVVYKDETKVLIRNYEGKVFEYPEIDPSA
- a CDS encoding EscU/YscU/HrcU family type III secretion system export apparatus switch protein gives rise to the protein MSEERGSAERTEKPTPRRLGEARKRGQVAKSVEVVITVSAAIILATVFFSFPHVKLWLEDLFATIFLSLPKKKEAISPCLQQAAKIVCFEVGLVAAASCISVIVGNVAQFGFLLSFFPLNPELTRLNPVQGLKRIFSIKTLFEFTKSVLKILVLGSVITWIGWFFVGQLVLLPFAGFAGITQAISKMLIFFCAVIWTVWALLSIIDFLVQKYLHTKQLMMTVQEVRRESKETEGDPRIKHVRRGIHQEILLEDTATATRRSTVVITNPVHYAVAIYYARRETPLPILRAKGAGFIALLMTRIASEEGIPVIENVPIARVLYKKTKVSDVIPYDLLAPVAEILRWVSMLPTKNSSG
- the sctT gene encoding type III secretion system export apparatus subunit SctT; this encodes MEDFAKVIMTIALAVPRIGTAFAIAPFFGSGFLLGIPRRGFILSAALVFIPTLLLAPFPQQPPSPLLLCALVVKETLIGLLFGFGSSIGFWAMQAAGEYIDSQRGATAGAYFNPLLRGLNSPVGGLLLRFSIMLFLATRGFVVFLSALLTSFEIYPLWNFLPELKMLKTSAFFLLARQLFELSILYSAPLLVLFLLIDLGLGFMNRFVPSLNVFFFSLPVKSVAGFLLVIVYLPFIARAFSRNLFSSESLSIWIRSILS